A stretch of DNA from bacterium:
CGAGTTCATGATGGGCTCGAACGACGGGCGCGAGGACGAGAGGCCCGTACACTCGGTCCGTCTGACCCGCGGCTTCTGGCTGGGCAAGTGCGAAGTGACCGTGCAGCAGTGGCTGCATTACTGCAAGGTCGCCAAGGTGGTGCTCGGGGCCGAGATCATCACCCCGCTCGAGCACCCCATGTCTGGCGTCAGTTGGAACGATGTCACGGCCTACTGCCGCTTCTACGGCATGGCCCTGCCGACCGAGGCGCAGTGGGAATGGGCCGCCCGCGGGCCCGAGGAGCGCAAGTACCCCTGGGGTAACCAGTGGAACGCGGACCTGTGCTGCAACAACGACAACCCGGGGCCGAACGGCTTTACCTCCCCGGTCGGCAGCTTCCCGAGGGGGGCGAGCTGGTGCGGGGCGCTGGACATGGCGGGGAACTTGGCCGAATGGGTCCAGGACTGGTACAGCAAGACGTACTACGCGACCTCGCCCGGCGTGGACCCGCAGGGGCCGGCGACGGGCACGGAGAAGGTGTGGCGGGGTGGGTACTGCTGGGGCGATGCCGACGAGTGCCGCAGTGCCAGCCGGTTCGCCAGTGAACCCGACAACGACGGCGGCTCCGGCTGCCTGCGAGCGTGCTACGTGCCGTAGCCGGTCGCGCCAGCCGGTTCGTTCCCGGGCCCGTGGACGGCGCGGGCCTGCAGGGCGGGGGCCTGTACCCCGCTCCGACGTCCGTCGCGGGCCTGGCCGTTGGTGGCGGTTCGAGGACGAACCCGCCTGCGCGGCAGCCCTATCGCCCCAAGGGGAGGACTACAAGTGCGACCCGAACTGCTCTGCCTGCTTTCCGTAGCGCTCGGCTTGGCGGCGATGGCGGCCCCGGCACAGCCGTTGGTGCTGGTGCAGAACGGGGCCTCCAGGTACGCCATCTACCGTGCAGCGAACGCCCCGGAGCCGGTGCAGGAAGCGGCGCGCGAGCTGGCGCGAGTGGTGGAGACGGCCTGTGGCGTGAAGCTGCCGGTGGTGGACCGGCCGCAGTCGCCGATGATCTGCCTGGGGGACAATGCGGCGGTGCGGGCAGCGGGTCTGGACGTGAACGGCATCCCGGAAGAGGGCTATGTCATCACCGCACGGGACGGGAATCTGTTCATCCTCGGCCCCGACACCCCCGATGGGGAACTGACGGTCGGCGGGGGCTGCAGCCAGGGCACACTGTTCGGCGTCTATGAGTTTCTGGAGCGGTTCCTCAACGCGCGCTGGCTGATGCCGGGGGAGGTGGGGGAGGACATCCCACCCTGTCGGGACCTGCGCGTCGAGGGGCTGCCGGTGACGGGGCAGCCGGACCATCCGTACCGCTACGAGCCATACATCCAGGAGAAGCAACAGGCGGTGAAGGTGTGGACGCGGCGCCTACGGCTGGGGGAGGCGCTGCCGGATGGACGGCGGGGCTGCAGCGTCTGGATGGCCCACAACCACGTGTGGGACAAGATCCCGGGCCCGGCCGTCATCGAACAGCATCCGGAGTACGCGGCGCTTGTGGGCGGGCAGCGGGTGAAGCCGGCCGACAGGACCTACAAGTTGTGCACCACCAACCCCGGACTGATCCAGGCCTTCGCCGATGGCCTCATGGCGCGCATGGCCGAGAACCCGCAGACGCGGATGTTCACCATCTCGCCGACCGACGGGCAGGGCTGGTGCGAGTGCCCAGGCTGCACGGCGCTTGACGAGCCGATTGACGGCGAGGCCTGGCCGGGGAGCAGGATGCTGCCCCGGAACATGACGCGGCGCATCTGCACCTTCTACAACGCTGTGGCGCGCCTCGTACGGGCCAAGTACCCGGACAAGCTCCTGGGCGGCTACCTGTACTACGAGTACGCCTATCCCCCGCGCCAGCCCATGGCCATGGAGCCCAACCTGTCCTTCGTGATCGCCACGCGGGCGTACTATGGGATGACGCTGTACCGCCCTGAGTTGGCGGCCGAGTTCCCCCGGCTGATGGCCGCATGGAGCGCGCTGCTGCCGGGCCGAGTGGCGTACTATGACCTGCCCACGAAGCTCATCCACTCGCGGGTGGGCTTCATCGGCGCGCCACAACCGGCGGGAGTAACGATCTTCAAGACGATCTTCCCGGCTCTCAAGCAGCATGATATCCGGGGCATCCTGCTGTACGGGGACGAGTGGTGGGGCACCGCAGCGGCGCACAACTACCTGATCGCGAAGCTGATGTGGAACCACAGCCTCGACCCGGCGGCCGTGCGAGAGGAGTGGCTGACCCGGGCCTATGGCGCGGCCGCGGCCACGCCCATGCGTCAGCTCGATGAGCTGCTCGACACGGAGCTGAGCAAGTTCAAACAGAACCCGAACGACTGGCAGTGGCGCTTCCCTGCGGAGGCGGCAAAGCAGGTCTATGCGCCGCAGTTCGCGCAGATTGAGCGCCTGTACGCGGCGGCGCTGGCACAGGTGCAGACGCCCCGGCAGCGGGCGCGGCTGGAGATGTTCGGCGACAACTTGGTGGTGCTGCACTGGAACCTGCGGCATGCGGGACTGCTGCCCGAGCCCGAGAAGTCCAGCCTCTACCGGTCCGACGAGGCCTACGCCCGGTTCGCGGACGACAAGTGCGACAGTGTGGCTCTGATGTGCAGTGGGGCCGATCACGCGACGCGGAAGGCAAGCCTGCTGAAGGCGCATCTGGCGCCGGGGCAGTAGGCGGTGCGGAGGTCCCCCGGGGCGCGGGGCTACATGCTGTCCCAGTCGAGTGTCGCGGCGTCGAAGACCGGGCCATCCACGCAGACGCGGACGTAACCACCTGCGACGGCGGGCACGACGCAGCCCATGCACGCCCCCAGGCCGCAGCCCATCCACTGCTCCATGGAGACGAAGCACGTGACCCCGGCGACCGCGGACATGGCGGCGACCTTGGCCATCATCGCTCGCGGCCCGCAGGTGTAGACGACCTGCACGTCGCCGCGCTGCAGTTGCCCCTCCAGCAGGTCCGTCACGAGCCCCTGCTCGCCGGCCGAACCGTCCTCGGTGGCGACATAGAACTCCTCGCATCGCCCCCCGAACTCCGTCCACAGCGGCAACTGGTCGCTGTTACGGCCGCCATACAGCCCGCGCACGCGGTAGTGGGCCGTCGGGTCGGTCTGCAGCACATCGGCGAAGTAGACGAGCGGGGCGACCCCGACCCCGCCGGCGACCATGAGGATATCCCGCCCGGGCGGCGGGGGCGTGAAGCTGCTGCCGAGCGGCCCGAGCACGTCCACCAGTACGCCCTCGCGCAGGTGACACAGCAGGTCGGTGCCCCGACCCACGTTCTTGATGAGCAGTTGGATGGTGCCCTCATGCCGGTTGGGCAGCATCACCGAGAACGGTCGCCGCAGCAGCGGGTCCAGGCCGCTGCCGACGCGCACATGCGCGAACTGCCCGGGCTTGGCCTTCGCGGCGATCTCGGGGGCGTGCAGCTCCAGGACGCGGTAGTCCTGCAGTTCGGGTCGGTTGTGGAGCAGCTTGGCTTGGAGGTGGTCCATGGCCCTCTCGCGTGGGCGCGCGTGTCCTCACGCGCGCATGCAGGATCACTGCGGGGTTGCTGACTACGTGTCCTGGCCCACCACCTGTTCCTACCCCAGAACACAATGCGGGGACTCCTTGTCAGGAGTCCCCGGCGGAATCATTCGGGCCCCGAGAGGCCCGGCGGTGTACCACGTAGGGCCAGAAGGTCTCCCACGGCAGCGTGTTGACCGTATTATCGGGCTGATGCAGCGGGGAGTCAAGGCCGGATTTCCCGCCGCAGCGGGGGAGCGAGGGGTAGGCGGAATGCCGCTGGCACACAGCGCCGCGAGCAGGCGCTCTGCCCCCACAACCGACAGCTCCCCTCGCACGTGACCCGTCAGCGCCCAGGCCTCTGGAAGAGCCTGCAATGACCGCAGTAGTTTGTGCCGCCCATGTCCCCGCGATGGGGCGACTTCGTGGCCCTGGCAGCACGATGTCGGGCAACACCCGTTCCCACTATCCCCCTGCGTTGCACACTGGGCAGCCGTAGTATGCGCGCCCGTTGCACATGGGGCATGTATAGCTCTGCCTGCCGTTGCAGATTGGGCATGTATACTGGCGTGCACCGTTGCATATTGGGCAGACATAGTAGCCCTTGCCCTGGCACATGATGCAGGAACCGCCTCGTGCTCCGCAGAACTGACACCGGATGTAGCCATTGGTGCAGGACTGGCAGCGGGTGACGCCGTTCTGGCAGAAGCCGCAGGCAGTAACCCCGTTGTCGCAGAATGTGCAGCGGACGTAGCGCGAGCCACTACACGACCAACACACTGCACCGACCGAACTCGCAGACGGTGCCACCTGCCTAGTCGGGGGTTGCGCCTGAGTGGCTGGCCGCGAGGTCTGCGCGGGCGTCGTTCCGCGGTAGCCCTGAGAGGGGGGTGTCACCGGCTGGACAGGCCTTCGAGGAGACGAGGTCCGAGACGTCCCGCTCTGCGGCTCCACATGCGCCGATGAAGACGCGCCGATGACGGCGAGAGTCACAATCCCCACGACTCCTACGAAGACGATGACGCCGCAGCCGACTAAGCAGCCAAAAGGCAGGCCTATCCCCGCCATGATGCCGCTAAGAAGGCCTGCTGGCGGCGTCAGTGCTCGCGGCTCAGTCGGTCCCGGATCCGTGGGAGGCGCGGACTCGCGCGGTTCAGGCTCCTTTGGGTATGCTGGCGCGAGTCCCTCCTTCTCGCCCCCCGTTGCCGCGTCACGCTGGCGAAGCTGCCGTATGGTCCTCTGGTCTACCTTCCTTGCCATATCACACCCCCGGCTCAGGTTGGTTACGTCTTCCGGTACGCGCCACCTATGGGGAGGCCTGTGGGGTCGTGGACCCCGCAGTGGTCCCAATAACGGCGATTACGGCAATCCACGCTATGGTGAGTCCCGCGCCAACCGCCAGCGTGATCCAGATGTACCTACTGCGGACTGCAGGCTTGCTTCGCTGCTGGAACCATATGAACAACGAGATCACCCCTGCTGCTAGCAGCGGGGCGAAGTAGCACGCAAACAGGGAGAGGCCCAGGCCAGCCAGCAGTATGAAGGGTACCAATGCACACCCGACAGGCCCCCCGAGCACCAGCAACCACGGCCACCACGGTTGCGCTGCCGGCTGGGGATAGGTCGCCTGCGGCGCCACCTGAACGCCCTCGGGACACGACTGAGGGCGAACGATCGAGCCGGCTTGGGGCATGTACCCGGGGCCCGTGTGCGGCGCAGGCTTTGTGGGGAGAACCGGTGGGTAGGGGCTGGTGGGAGCAGTCCCCGGTGCAGCCGGGGACCCGTCATCCGGCCCAAGCTGGAGTTCGGGGTACTCGTCGTCAAGAGTGACGTCTAGGACGGCCTCGCTTGACTGCACTGCCGCTCCACATTTCGGACACTTCATGTCCAGTGGAGGTATATCAAAGCCGCACTTCTTGCAGTACACGCGCTCACCCCCTTCGGTCTGCCCTGTGACAGGCCTGTTTCGGCGGCATGACTCTTCTACAGCGCCTTCCCCAGCCCCTTCCCCGCCAACACCCGTTTGACGATGCCGGCCACGCGCTGGCGTGCTTCGTCGAGCTTGTCGCGCGCCACCAGCGTCTCCGCCCGGCTCCGCGCGACCAGCTTGTCCAGCCGCCGCTGCAGCTTGCGGACCTCGTCCGGGCCGGTGCTGCCCAGGCTGCGCTGCCGCTGCAGGCACGCCTGCGGGTCCACGACGCTGACGATCTCCTCCAGCGTCAGGTCCTGGCCGTGCCGCAGCAGGACCTCCTGCACCGCCTCGTGGTCGTCCAGCGTCAGGCCCTCGTTGATGAGGGTCGCCACCAGCGAGCCGACGATCTCATGGCACGTGCGGAAGGGCAGGCCGCGCTCGGCCACCAGGAAGTTCGCCAGCTCCGTGGCGGTGGCGAAGTTCTGCCCCACCATCTGGCGCATCCGGTCGGTGTTGAAGGTGACGGTGTCCACCATCGCCTTGACGGCCAGCAGCGTCAGCTCCAGCGTGTCGAGCGCCTCCCACAGGGGGGGCTTGTCCTCCTGCAGGTCGCGGTTGTAGCCGCTGGGCAGGCCCTTCATCAGCGTCAGGATCTGCATGAGTCGGCCGTACACGATGCCCACCTTGCCGCGCGTCAGTTCGGCGATGCAGGGATTCTTCTTCTGCGGCATGATGGAGCTGCCGGAGGCGTAGGCGTCGTCCATCTCCAGGATGCGGTACTCCCACGTGGACCAGACGACGAACTCCTCGGCCAGCTTGGAGAGGTTGGCCATGAGGATCGCCAGCGCCGCAATGGCCTCGGCGACGAAGTCGCGCGAGCCGACGCAGTCGAGCGCGTGCTCCTGCACGGCGTCGAAGCCCAGCAGGTCGGCCGACAGCTTGCGGTCGGTGGGGAAGCTGGTGCCCGCCAGCGCCGCCGCGCCCAGGGGGCTGGTGTTGGTGTGCTTGTAGGCCGCCGCCAGCCGCTCCTGGTCGCGGCTGAGCATGCTGACATAGCTCGTCAGCCAGAACGACAGCGAGATGGGCTGGGCGTGCTGGGTGTGCGTGTAGCCGGGCATGACGGTCTCTTCCTGCCCGTGCGCGCGCTGCAGCAGCGCCTCCTGCAGGTCCGCCAGCTTGTCGCGGATGTCCAGCAGCCGGGTGCGCAGGTGCAGCTTGCAGTCGGTCACGACCTGGTCGTTGCGCGAGCGGGCCGTGTGCAGCCGCCCGCCGAACTCCGGCCCGGCGCCCTGCCGCAGGTACGTCTCCACATTCATGTGGACGTCCTCCAGCTCGGGCCGCAGCTCGAAGGAGCCGTCCTCCCAGGCCGCGCGGGCCTGCTCCAACCACTTGAGGATCTCGCGCAGGTCCTCCTCGCTGATGATCTCGCAGGCCGTCAGCATGATGGCGTGGGCTTCGCTGCCCCAGATGTCCTCGGCCACCATGCGGCCGTCGGCAGCGGTGGACTCGCTGAAGCTCAGGGCGATGTCCGCCAGATCGGCGGCGAACCGTCCGCCCCACAGCTTCTCGGATTTGTTGGCCATGTCAGTCTCCAGTTACGAAAACGCGGACCGGCGCCGGCCCGCGTTCGTGACATTCAGGATGGCGCATCCTACCCCTCGACGATCCACTGCTCCTCGTCGAAGAACCATTTCCCCGTGTCGTCCAGGAACTCCTGTGTCTCGCTCAGCAGCTTCAGGTGCATCTTCTCGGCCTTGACCAGCGTCGCGAAGAACGCCCTGGCGTTCGGGTCGGTGGCCTTGCTCAGGGCCTCGGTGTAGAACTCGACACTCTCGCCCTCGGCGGCGATGCCGGCGTCGTAGACCTCGGTGAGGCCCGCGTCGGCGGCGCCGGCCTGTGCGATCTGGGCCGTAGCCTGGGCGAAGATGGCCTTGATGGCGTCGCGCATGTCGGCGCTGACACCGAGTTCGGCCGGCGGCGGCCAGCCCTCGTTGGCGACCTGCCTGTCGTAGTAGGCCTTCAGGTAGCGCTCGTGGGCAGCCTCCTGCTCGGCGAGGGCGGTGAAGGTGGCCCGGGCGAGAGCATGGTGTGTCTGCGCCGCCGCTTGGGCATATGCCGCCCCGCGCAGGTGCTCCTTCTCCACGCCCAGTTTCAGGATGTCGAGGACATCGTCCATGAGCTTGGCGCCTCCTTCGGGTTGGTCAGGTGCGGATGCCGGCTCCGCCTACTCCTTCACATACGGCATGCCGCGGTGGCCGAGGATCTGGTACTGGAAGCCGTGGATCTTCACGGCCGGCCCGCTCTCGGGCTGCTTCCACTCGATCCGCACCTCGCCCGGCTCCTTGGGGCGCTCGACGATGGCCCGCAGCTCCGGCCGGAACAGGCGGCTGTCGCTCTCGCGGCTCAGGATGTTGATGTTGCCCTTGTAGATCTCCACCTCGTACTTGGCGTTGACCGCCCACTGCGACGACTTCAGGAACGCCGCGCAGTCCTCGGTGACGGGGTGGTACCAACCGCCGTGGTAGACCATGTAGGCCCACTGGCGCTCGATGAGGGGCTTGAACTGGATCTGCTCCTTGCTCAGGCAGAGCTGCTCGGCGTCCTGGTGGAGGGCGAGGAGGAACTTGGCGGCCGGGGCCTCGTACACCTCGCGGCTCTTCAGGCCGATCATGCCATCCTCGAACATGTCAATCTTGCCGATGGCGTTCTCGCCGCACACGGCGTTGAGGTAGTGGATGATCTCGGCCAGGTCGGTCTTGCCGTCCACGTTGGCGGGCAGGCCCTCCTTGAACTCCACGGTCAGGCGGCGCGGCTCGTCGGGCGCGTTCTGGGGGAACTTGTACCACAGGTAGTCGTCCTGCGGGATGACCATCTTGAGGTTCGACACCTCGCCCGAGCCGATCGAGCGACACCACATGGTCAGGTCGTCGCCGATGCCGGCCTTGAAGGGGATGCCGTACTCGGCCGACAGCTTCTTCTCGTCCTCGCGGGTGAAGTCGAAGTCGCGCACCGGGACGATGATGGTGCAGTCGGGCGCGAAGAGCGAGAAGACGTTGTGCATGCGGAACTGGTCGTTGCCCTTGCCCGTGGAGCCCTCACAGATGGCGTCGCAGCCCTGCGCGACAGCGAACTCGGCGACCTTGCGGGCGATGAGCTGGCGGGTCATCGAGGTCGAGACCGGGTAGCCCTCGTAGCTGGAGTTGGCGTAGAGGGCGCGAGTGATGAAGTTGTTGACGAACTCCTGCTCGCACTCCATGTAGTGCCAGGGCACGCCGATCAGCTCGGCCTTGGAGCGGCACATCTCGATCTCTTCGTCGGTGAGGCCGACATTGACGGTGCAGGCGAGGACTTCCTCGCAGCCGTAGTACTCGGTGAGTAGCTTGAGCGCCAGGGCGGAATCCAGCCCGCCCGAATAGGCGACGGCGCATTTCTTCACTTGGGGGATCTCAATGCAGAACTTGCCGGAAAGGTCCATTTCAGTCTCCTTAAGCGGTTACACACTCTTGATGAAGTCAATCAGTGGCTGCCAGGCCTCGTGGTTCATGTCCCAGCAGTGGGCGTCAAACGCCTGGCCGATCTGAATTGTGGCATCCTCGCGCGAGGCGAGGAACGCATGGATTCTGGTCTTGCTCGGGTTGGGGTCGAGGGTCAGCCTGCCCTCTGCCGCTCTGGTCGCGAGACACGCTGCGTAGTCGTCTACGCACTTGCGGGCGGGGTCGTCGCTGACACAGGCCAGACAGATGTCCTCGAAACAGCCCGGGTCTCGGTCGTTCGGCAGGATGAAGTGGTTGATGCGGCGCTCGCCGTCCTCCGGGAAGCCAGCATTGCGGATCGCGGCGACGACGCTCTGACTTGCCGCCTCGACTCCCTGTGCCTCCGCATCGCGCACGATACCCATGGACGTGATGTAGTCGAAGCCCGTCACAGCCCCATCAGCCAGTGACTTCAGGGCCGCGGCCAGCTTCTCGTTGCCTCCGAAGCTCCGCACGTCAACGTCGGCTATCCCCAACGTCGGCAGCACTCGAACGAGCAGGTGCCACTCATCTTGGCCCTCGACGAGGAGAAGCCTGGACCTCTCGCTCGTGAACGGGTGGCGCAGTTCCCACTGATTGATGGCCGCCCCCCCTGCCATCAGCGCACCTCAAACCCGAGTTCGAGGGCGGTGCCCAATGACTCGTGCCCGAAGTCGTGGCTCCTAACGATCCCGTCGGGACCCCGCTCCAGCCGGTGCATGGAGAAGTCCTCGGGATGGTCCGCGAAGGCCTCGTGGGCGGCGACCATGCACTCGTAGCTGTGGGTGGTGGCGAAGAGCTGAACGCCGAACTCGAGCGCAGCAGATCCCATGGCGCTCCATACCTTGTGCTGTATCGAGTAGTGGAGGCCAGTGTCAATCTCATCCACGGCGAGCACGCCCTGTTCAGCCGCGAAGCTTGCCAGCACCATGCTGAGCATGCGTGCGGCTCCGCTACCGAGATGCCCCAGCGGCATCAGGCGGGTACTGCCTGCGAGGCGGACGAAGATGCCAGCCCCGGCGCCGGTGTCCAACAGTTCCAGCCCGGCCACGCGTTCATCGACTGCGCGCATCGCCTCCACAACCCCGTCTCGCTTGCCTGACTGTATTGCCTCGGTGAGACGTGCCGGATCGGCGGCCAAGCCAACGACATCTTGCACCGCGATGAACTGGCTCGGGCGGTTCGCAGCCGGCTCGTCGAATTGCACCCCGACCAACCGGCTCGGGTTACTTCGCTGCAGTACACCTATTGCAGCGCCACTACGTGGTGTGGCGGCGGGTCCCGTCCTCAGCTCCATGCGCACTAGGTCGGGCGCCATGCCAGCCAGAGGCGCCACAAGTGGACGCATCTCCTCGTCCGTCTCGGGCGGCACATGCAGGTCAACGCCACGGCCTTCAGTCAGGGAGACGGTGGTCCTGCCAGCCATCTCAACGACGACGCTGGCCACTTCCCGCCGAGTCGCGGACTGGGCTGAGATGGTGATGGGGTGGCTGGCGTCGAAGTCGCGGAAGAGGCCCTCGAATAGGCTGATGGTCTTGCCACCGGCGACTGGAGCCTTGCGCAGCTTCTCCAGGTCTCTGGGCGTCTGCATGCGCGGCGCATCGGCCAGGATCGCAACAGCCTCCAATACTGCCGTCTTCCCGACGTTGTTCTCCCCCACAACCAGGTTCACTCGCGTGAGTTCGTCCACGGTCAGGTCCGCGAAGCCGCGGAAGTTCTGGATTCTCACTGACTCGTACAACGAACTCGCCTCCTCGGCCTACAACCCCATCTCGCAGTATGCGCAGGTGCGCTGGCCCTTGTGCTCGTGGCACAGCGGCGGCAGATGCGCCTCGGTGCTCGTGATGCACTTGGGGTTGGTGCAATGTTGGTCGCTCGCGGTTGGCGCGGGCGCGGGCGGGGCGTCCTCGACGCACTTGCCCTCCTTGTACACGCCCAGCAGCAGCGCGATGAGCGCCATGCGGACGGGCACGCCACCGGCGGCCTGGCGGAAGTAGGCTGCACGCCTGTCCACATCCACGCCGGGGTCAATCTCGTCCACCCGCGGCAGTGGATGCAACACGCGCAAGCCCTCCTTCCCTGAAGTCATCAACTCCGGCGTCAAGTTGCAGCAGCCCTTGACCGCCAGATAGGCCTCTTCCGAAGGGAAGCGCTCGCGCTGAATGCGCGTCATGTAGAGCACGTCCACCTCCGCGATCGCGCCTGCCAGGTCGTCCGTCTCGGTCGCCGTGCGGCCCGCCGCCCGGACCTGCTGCAGCACGCCCTCGGGCATCCGCAGCGCCTCGGGCGAGATGCAGACGACGTCCGAGCCGAAGTGCGCCATGACCGGGGCCAGCGAGTGCACGGTGCGCCCGTACTTCAGATCGCCGGCCAGGCCCACCTTCAGCCCCGAGAGCGTGCCCAGCTCGCGGCGGATCGTGAACAGGTCCG
This window harbors:
- a CDS encoding formylglycine-generating enzyme family protein, yielding MRNAVPVVAVLLLIAPLSRGVAQDRKPWLTPGTQAGQEIFGPDNGKMVWVPAGEFMMGSNDGREDERPVHSVRLTRGFWLGKCEVTVQQWLHYCKVAKVVLGAEIITPLEHPMSGVSWNDVTAYCRFYGMALPTEAQWEWAARGPEERKYPWGNQWNADLCCNNDNPGPNGFTSPVGSFPRGASWCGALDMAGNLAEWVQDWYSKTYYATSPGVDPQGPATGTEKVWRGGYCWGDADECRSASRFASEPDNDGGSGCLRACYVP
- a CDS encoding DUF4838 domain-containing protein; protein product: MRPELLCLLSVALGLAAMAAPAQPLVLVQNGASRYAIYRAANAPEPVQEAARELARVVETACGVKLPVVDRPQSPMICLGDNAAVRAAGLDVNGIPEEGYVITARDGNLFILGPDTPDGELTVGGGCSQGTLFGVYEFLERFLNARWLMPGEVGEDIPPCRDLRVEGLPVTGQPDHPYRYEPYIQEKQQAVKVWTRRLRLGEALPDGRRGCSVWMAHNHVWDKIPGPAVIEQHPEYAALVGGQRVKPADRTYKLCTTNPGLIQAFADGLMARMAENPQTRMFTISPTDGQGWCECPGCTALDEPIDGEAWPGSRMLPRNMTRRICTFYNAVARLVRAKYPDKLLGGYLYYEYAYPPRQPMAMEPNLSFVIATRAYYGMTLYRPELAAEFPRLMAAWSALLPGRVAYYDLPTKLIHSRVGFIGAPQPAGVTIFKTIFPALKQHDIRGILLYGDEWWGTAAAHNYLIAKLMWNHSLDPAAVREEWLTRAYGAAAATPMRQLDELLDTELSKFKQNPNDWQWRFPAEAAKQVYAPQFAQIERLYAAALAQVQTPRQRARLEMFGDNLVVLHWNLRHAGLLPEPEKSSLYRSDEAYARFADDKCDSVALMCSGADHATRKASLLKAHLAPGQ
- a CDS encoding dihydroorotate dehydrogenase electron transfer subunit encodes the protein MDHLQAKLLHNRPELQDYRVLELHAPEIAAKAKPGQFAHVRVGSGLDPLLRRPFSVMLPNRHEGTIQLLIKNVGRGTDLLCHLREGVLVDVLGPLGSSFTPPPPGRDILMVAGGVGVAPLVYFADVLQTDPTAHYRVRGLYGGRNSDQLPLWTEFGGRCEEFYVATEDGSAGEQGLVTDLLEGQLQRGDVQVVYTCGPRAMMAKVAAMSAVAGVTCFVSMEQWMGCGLGACMGCVVPAVAGGYVRVCVDGPVFDAATLDWDSM
- the argH gene encoding argininosuccinate lyase, encoding MANKSEKLWGGRFAADLADIALSFSESTAADGRMVAEDIWGSEAHAIMLTACEIISEEDLREILKWLEQARAAWEDGSFELRPELEDVHMNVETYLRQGAGPEFGGRLHTARSRNDQVVTDCKLHLRTRLLDIRDKLADLQEALLQRAHGQEETVMPGYTHTQHAQPISLSFWLTSYVSMLSRDQERLAAAYKHTNTSPLGAAALAGTSFPTDRKLSADLLGFDAVQEHALDCVGSRDFVAEAIAALAILMANLSKLAEEFVVWSTWEYRILEMDDAYASGSSIMPQKKNPCIAELTRGKVGIVYGRLMQILTLMKGLPSGYNRDLQEDKPPLWEALDTLELTLLAVKAMVDTVTFNTDRMRQMVGQNFATATELANFLVAERGLPFRTCHEIVGSLVATLINEGLTLDDHEAVQEVLLRHGQDLTLEEIVSVVDPQACLQRQRSLGSTGPDEVRKLQRRLDKLVARSRAETLVARDKLDEARQRVAGIVKRVLAGKGLGKAL
- the argG gene encoding argininosuccinate synthase yields the protein MDLSGKFCIEIPQVKKCAVAYSGGLDSALALKLLTEYYGCEEVLACTVNVGLTDEEIEMCRSKAELIGVPWHYMECEQEFVNNFITRALYANSSYEGYPVSTSMTRQLIARKVAEFAVAQGCDAICEGSTGKGNDQFRMHNVFSLFAPDCTIIVPVRDFDFTREDEKKLSAEYGIPFKAGIGDDLTMWCRSIGSGEVSNLKMVIPQDDYLWYKFPQNAPDEPRRLTVEFKEGLPANVDGKTDLAEIIHYLNAVCGENAIGKIDMFEDGMIGLKSREVYEAPAAKFLLALHQDAEQLCLSKEQIQFKPLIERQWAYMVYHGGWYHPVTEDCAAFLKSSQWAVNAKYEVEIYKGNINILSRESDSRLFRPELRAIVERPKEPGEVRIEWKQPESGPAVKIHGFQYQILGHRGMPYVKE
- a CDS encoding AAA family ATPase, encoding MYESVRIQNFRGFADLTVDELTRVNLVVGENNVGKTAVLEAVAILADAPRMQTPRDLEKLRKAPVAGGKTISLFEGLFRDFDASHPITISAQSATRREVASVVVEMAGRTTVSLTEGRGVDLHVPPETDEEMRPLVAPLAGMAPDLVRMELRTGPAATPRSGAAIGVLQRSNPSRLVGVQFDEPAANRPSQFIAVQDVVGLAADPARLTEAIQSGKRDGVVEAMRAVDERVAGLELLDTGAGAGIFVRLAGSTRLMPLGHLGSGAARMLSMVLASFAAEQGVLAVDEIDTGLHYSIQHKVWSAMGSAALEFGVQLFATTHSYECMVAAHEAFADHPEDFSMHRLERGPDGIVRSHDFGHESLGTALELGFEVR